TCCAAACATAACTGTGTATCAAATTTCTTGTAAAGCCTTATGTGCAATGCTGGAAAAAGGTTGGGAAAATTATCCTGATAGAATGGAAATATTAGAAAGTTATTTATGTCAAATACCAGATACAGCAGATACTTTAATTCTTGGAGGAACACATTATCCTTTTATTTTAAATGATATAAGAAAATTTTTTAGTAAAAAAATAGTAGACTCTTCTGTAGAAAGTGCTATAGAATTATTTAGAGTATTGGGGCAGGAAGATTTATTGAGAGAGGGTTATAAAAAAGGAAGAATAGAATTTTATATTAATGGAGATAAAGAAGTTTTCAAAAATGTAGCTGAACAACTTTTTGAAAAAGAAGAAATAATAAATATGTTTTCATTATATTAATTAAAAGTTATAAATTTTAAAATAAAGATAGTAGCGCTATCTTTATTTTTTTATTATATATAAAATATATTGTACAAAGTTTATATGATAGAGTATACTCAATCCTATAATATTAGTTTAGATAGAGGAGCAGAAAACAAGAGTATAACTATATTAGTCTGGCAGACATTTAAAATAGTTAGAAAGGGAATTTTGCCGAAATGGAAGAGAATTAGCCATTCTCTTTTGTTGGGAATATAGAGAATATCTATATTACTGTCATTGATTATCAATGGAGTGCTATCTGTGGGAAAGAGAATTTTTATGATATTATTTATATATAATATCATTTTTATGATTGTATTTATCACAGTTTAGCATTGAACTGTGATTTTTTATTTTTAAGATAAAAATATAAATTGCGTTAATAAATATATTTTATTTTGTTTATACATATTTTTTACATAAATAATAGTATCTTGTATATATATATACTGTAAATTTTTTTTAGAAGATATATAAGAATGATATTAGGGATATAGAAAACAGATATTTGTTTTTTATTTTAATGTAGAGTATATAAAGAAGTATAAAATATTTTATTAAAAATACAAAAATATTTTAAAATGGGAGGAAGGAAAGATTATGATTAATGGAATTTGGTGTGGAATGATAATTATTGGAGTGATTGTATCTATATTTACAGGAAAGATACAGGCAGTGACAGATTCAGCGATATCTTCAGCAGGAACAGCAGTAGAGATATCAATAGGATTGGTAGGGGTAATGGCATTGTGGCTTGGACTTATGAAAATAGCAGAGGAAGCAGGATTGGTAAAAGCAATGGGAAAAGCAATGAAACCTTTAATGATAAAGTTGTTTCCAGAAGTACCAGCAGATCACCCAGCAATGGGAAGTATGGTTGCAAATATGGCAGCAAACTTTTTTGGACTTGGAAATGCAGCAACACCTCTTGGAATAAAAGCAATGCAGGAATTACAGGAACTGAATCCAAATAAAGATGAGGCATCAAATGCAATGGTAATGTTTTTAGCGATAAATACATCATCTGTAACTCTTATATCTTCAAGTGTAATAGCATACAGAACAGCAGCAGGTTCACTAAATGCAGCAGAAGTTATAGCGCCAACAATAATAGCAACATTGGTATCAACAACAGTTGGAATAATAGCATGTAAAGTTTTACAGAAACTACCAGCATTTAAAAGAGAAGAAATTTAAGAAATAAAACAGATGAGGGAGGAATAAAAAATGTTTGTAATAATAATGAATCAGATATCGTTATATGCAATACCAATGATAATATTTATAATAGTAGGATATGCATTTTTGGTAAAAAAAGTAAAAGTATATGAAGTATTTTGTGAAGGAGCGAAGGAAGGCTTTACAACAGCGATAAGAATAATACCATTTTTAGTGGCAATGCTTGTGGCGATAGGAATATTTAGAAGTTCAGGCTGTATAGATATAATGATGAGAGTATTGGATCCAGTATTTTCAGCTATAGGAATGCCAGGGGAAGTATTACCGATGGCAATAATGAGACCATTGTCAGGTGGAGGAGCAACAGGAATAATGAATGACCTTATGCTCACATATGGACCAGATTCGTTAATAGGAAGAATAGCATCAACAATGATGGGATCAACAGAAA
Above is a window of Fusobacterium varium DNA encoding:
- the spmA_1 gene encoding Spore maturation protein A, which gives rise to MINGIWCGMIIIGVIVSIFTGKIQAVTDSAISSAGTAVEISIGLVGVMALWLGLMKIAEEAGLVKAMGKAMKPLMIKLFPEVPADHPAMGSMVANMAANFFGLGNAATPLGIKAMQELQELNPNKDEASNAMVMFLAINTSSVTLISSSVIAYRTAAGSLNAAEVIAPTIIATLVSTTVGIIACKVLQKLPAFKREEI
- the spmB_1 gene encoding Spore maturation protein B, whose amino-acid sequence is MFVIIMNQISLYAIPMIIFIIVGYAFLVKKVKVYEVFCEGAKEGFTTAIRIIPFLVAMLVAIGIFRSSGCIDIMMRVLDPVFSAIGMPGEVLPMAIMRPLSGGGATGIMNDLMLTYGPDSLIGRIASTMMGSTETTFYVLAVYFGAVSIRKTRHAVAAGLLADLAGLLTAVWICNVMFR